The following are encoded in a window of Sinorhizobium sojae CCBAU 05684 genomic DNA:
- a CDS encoding TRAP transporter large permease, whose protein sequence is MSPIVVGTVGFGLLLAMLLMRIPVAFAMFAVGFGGIWVLNGLQAATGLLSSETFALASNSELIVVPLFILMGNVASVTGMSRRLYEAAYATIGQIRGGLAAATVIGCGGFAALSGSSVASALTMGRTALSEMDRFNYSPRLSTGVVAAGGTLGILIPPSTGFVIYAILTEQSIGRLFMAGILPGVLLLTAFLLTVTVLCTLYPEMGPKGPPTSMTEKGRAFLGAIPILVVIFITIGGIYTGYFSPNEAAGIGAALVITIGAVGGTLTLRSFWEAAQSSIVTTASVILILIAAHLINPFIALSHLPAEVSHLLVSLDLGVYGTLILILSIYLVLGCFLEGLAMLVLTLPIFLPVIFDLGIDPIWFGVLVVLTLEMGLISPPVGINVFIVKSVARQVPLIDIFRGVIPFWIAMLLTLIILVAIPQLSLWLPGMM, encoded by the coding sequence ATGAGCCCCATCGTTGTCGGCACAGTCGGTTTCGGCCTGCTTCTGGCCATGCTGCTCATGCGTATTCCTGTGGCCTTTGCCATGTTCGCGGTGGGCTTTGGCGGGATCTGGGTTCTGAATGGCCTGCAAGCCGCAACAGGGCTGCTTTCGTCGGAAACCTTTGCTCTGGCCTCAAATTCCGAACTGATCGTGGTGCCGCTGTTTATCCTGATGGGCAACGTTGCGAGCGTCACGGGAATGAGCCGGCGCCTGTATGAGGCAGCCTATGCGACCATTGGCCAGATCCGTGGCGGGCTGGCTGCTGCGACGGTGATCGGTTGCGGCGGGTTCGCGGCGCTCTCCGGCTCCTCCGTGGCGTCGGCGCTGACCATGGGACGCACCGCCCTGTCAGAGATGGATCGGTTCAATTACAGCCCACGGCTGTCCACGGGCGTTGTCGCCGCCGGAGGCACTCTGGGCATCCTAATCCCGCCCTCCACCGGCTTCGTCATCTACGCGATCCTGACCGAACAAAGCATCGGCCGACTGTTCATGGCCGGCATTCTGCCCGGTGTGCTGCTACTGACGGCATTCCTTCTGACAGTAACGGTCCTTTGCACCCTCTACCCCGAAATGGGGCCGAAAGGCCCACCCACGAGCATGACCGAAAAGGGCCGCGCATTTCTAGGCGCAATCCCGATCCTTGTCGTGATTTTCATCACCATCGGAGGCATCTACACCGGCTATTTCTCGCCGAACGAGGCCGCGGGGATTGGCGCTGCCCTGGTTATCACGATCGGTGCCGTTGGCGGAACACTGACCTTGCGCAGCTTTTGGGAAGCGGCGCAAAGCAGCATTGTTACAACAGCTTCGGTCATACTGATCCTGATCGCCGCACATCTGATCAACCCCTTCATCGCCCTCAGCCACTTGCCCGCCGAGGTCAGCCACCTGCTGGTCTCACTTGACCTTGGCGTCTACGGAACCTTGATCCTCATCTTGTCGATATACCTGGTCCTTGGATGCTTCTTGGAAGGGTTGGCGATGCTGGTACTGACCCTGCCGATCTTTCTGCCGGTGATCTTTGACCTCGGGATCGACCCGATCTGGTTCGGCGTGCTCGTGGTGCTGACGCTTGAGATGGGGCTAATCTCGCCGCCGGTGGGGATCAACGTCTTTATCGTGAAATCGGTGGCAAGGCAGGTGCCCCTGATCGATATCTTCCGCGGCGTGATCCCTTTCTGGATTGCAATGCTCCTGACCTTGATCATCCTTGTGGCAATACCGCAGCTTTCGCTTTGGTTGCCCGGCATGATGTAA
- a CDS encoding ABC transporter substrate-binding protein, translated as MVEWAGKIAAALLLACAVAGGAVAADPGNWDKVVAEAKGQTVYFNAWGGSETINAYIGWAGEEMKARHGVSVVHVKLDDTAKAVATVVAEKSAGKDDGGSVDLIWINGENFAAMKRQGLLFGPDWATRLPNWRYVDHETKPTVLTDFTIPTEGLESPWGGAKLVFFYDSARTEANELPDSAEELLIWAKANPGRFSYPQPPDFIGSSFLKQVLIELIDDTGKLQKPVDEAMFAADTAPLFAYLDRLKPLLWRQGKAYPQNYPDMKQKLADGELDIIFAFNPAEASSAIANGELPETVRSFVFSGGTLGNTHFLAVPYNATAKAGALLFANFLLSPEAQLHKQDPKIWGDPTVLSLGKLPTADRSAFENLDLGVATLKPDELGPALEEPHPSWMTRIEAEWIRRYGAPN; from the coding sequence ATGGTCGAATGGGCAGGGAAAATCGCCGCGGCACTCCTATTGGCGTGCGCAGTTGCGGGCGGTGCGGTCGCCGCCGATCCCGGCAATTGGGACAAGGTCGTCGCCGAGGCCAAGGGCCAGACGGTCTACTTCAACGCCTGGGGCGGTTCCGAGACCATCAACGCCTATATCGGGTGGGCGGGCGAGGAGATGAAGGCCCGCCATGGCGTCTCCGTAGTCCATGTGAAGCTCGACGATACGGCAAAGGCAGTGGCGACGGTCGTCGCCGAGAAATCGGCGGGCAAGGATGACGGCGGCTCGGTCGATCTCATCTGGATCAACGGCGAGAACTTCGCGGCGATGAAGAGGCAGGGCCTGCTCTTTGGGCCCGATTGGGCGACGAGATTGCCGAACTGGCGCTATGTCGATCACGAGACAAAGCCGACGGTGCTAACCGACTTCACCATCCCGACCGAGGGGCTGGAAAGCCCCTGGGGCGGCGCAAAGCTCGTGTTCTTCTACGATTCGGCCCGCACCGAAGCGAACGAACTGCCCGACTCGGCCGAGGAACTGCTGATATGGGCTAAGGCCAATCCGGGGCGTTTCTCCTATCCGCAGCCGCCGGACTTCATCGGCTCGAGCTTTCTGAAACAGGTGCTCATCGAACTGATCGACGATACGGGCAAGCTGCAGAAACCGGTCGACGAGGCGATGTTCGCCGCTGATACTGCCCCCCTCTTCGCCTATCTCGACCGCTTGAAGCCGCTGTTGTGGCGCCAAGGCAAGGCCTATCCGCAGAACTATCCGGACATGAAGCAGAAGCTTGCCGACGGCGAACTCGACATCATCTTCGCCTTCAACCCGGCGGAGGCCTCGTCGGCGATCGCGAATGGCGAGCTGCCGGAGACGGTGCGCTCCTTCGTTTTTTCCGGGGGTACGCTTGGCAACACGCATTTCCTCGCCGTCCCCTACAATGCGACGGCGAAGGCGGGCGCGCTGCTCTTTGCGAATTTCCTGCTTTCGCCGGAGGCGCAGTTGCACAAGCAAGATCCGAAGATCTGGGGCGATCCGACGGTTCTTTCTCTGGGTAAGCTTCCGACAGCAGATCGATCCGCCTTCGAAAATCTCGACCTGGGTGTGGCGACGCTCAAGCCCGATGAGCTCGGACCGGCCCTCGAAGAACCGCATCCCAGCTGGATGACGCGCATCGAGGCTGAATGGATCCGGCGTTATGGCGCCCCCAACTGA
- a CDS encoding cytochrome P450: MALAPLDQDITLDQLSADPYPIYRRLRAESPVLRVASTGRTLLTKAALTKQVKDNPALFSSDDPNTPMKPAFRAHTLMRKDGADHMAERKAISQALTPKRIRSDWAPLYETLAQDYIARLPRGEPVDLFRELCGPLAARILAHILGIPEATDEQMQRWSQLLIDGAGNFGWKPEPFAASDSANDEMDALFARLRDRRIAEPDGSAYSVMLNADDPIPMSQIYSNIKIAIGGGINEPRDALATIVYGLLTNPDQLAEVRAQEAWDKAFEEGIRWVAPIQVSSRLVTEDTILGGFDIPKGDTVMTVQASANRDEDLFENGEEFFVFRDKNPHQAFGNGPHHCAGAHVARRTVGKIILPMLFDRFPDMRLPDPDAVVWRGFGFRGPINLPVILN; this comes from the coding sequence ATGGCGCTCGCACCGCTGGACCAGGATATCACACTCGATCAGCTCAGCGCGGACCCCTATCCGATCTACCGCAGGCTGCGTGCCGAAAGCCCGGTGCTGCGGGTGGCGTCGACGGGGCGCACCCTGCTGACCAAGGCGGCGTTGACGAAGCAGGTCAAGGACAACCCGGCACTGTTCAGCAGCGACGATCCCAACACGCCGATGAAACCCGCATTCCGCGCCCATACGCTGATGCGCAAGGACGGCGCTGACCACATGGCCGAACGCAAAGCGATCTCGCAGGCATTGACGCCAAAGCGGATCCGGTCCGACTGGGCCCCGCTTTATGAAACTCTGGCGCAAGACTACATTGCCCGGCTGCCGCGTGGCGAGCCGGTGGATCTGTTCAGGGAATTGTGCGGCCCGCTGGCGGCGCGGATTCTTGCGCATATCCTTGGCATTCCCGAGGCGACGGACGAACAGATGCAGCGCTGGTCGCAGCTGTTGATCGACGGCGCCGGCAATTTTGGCTGGAAGCCCGAACCCTTCGCGGCATCTGACAGCGCGAACGACGAGATGGATGCGCTCTTCGCCCGCTTGCGCGACAGACGAATAGCCGAACCGGACGGATCGGCCTATTCGGTAATGTTGAATGCCGATGATCCGATCCCGATGAGCCAGATCTATTCCAACATCAAGATCGCCATCGGCGGCGGCATTAACGAGCCGCGCGATGCGCTGGCCACGATCGTCTACGGTCTGCTCACCAATCCGGACCAGTTGGCGGAGGTGCGCGCCCAGGAAGCCTGGGACAAGGCGTTTGAAGAGGGGATCCGCTGGGTCGCTCCGATCCAGGTCAGCTCGCGTCTCGTGACCGAAGACACCATACTTGGCGGGTTTGATATCCCCAAAGGCGACACGGTGATGACGGTGCAGGCCTCAGCCAACCGTGACGAGGACCTGTTCGAGAACGGCGAAGAGTTCTTCGTCTTCCGCGACAAGAATCCGCATCAGGCGTTTGGGAATGGGCCGCATCATTGCGCGGGTGCCCATGTGGCCCGTCGGACCGTTGGAAAGATCATCCTTCCGATGCTGTTCGACAGGTTCCCAGACATGCGCCTGCCCGATCCAGACGCGGTCGTCTGGAGGGGGTTCGGCTTCCGCGGTCCGATCAATCTGCCGGTGATATTGAACTGA
- a CDS encoding TRAP transporter small permease, producing MMLALLEKATERLIGLSAFLGTLGLLFIVAVIVVDVIGRNFGMPLYGSQDLIIMTMVVIVFGGMALCDRMDGHIVVDIFQESFPPGMNRVIDVFSALLGVIIFVLIAYTVFKSAQLSQMLNLSTNLLRLPIAWFQYTLCALSLVGALAMLLRAVTLLLGSGQQHHPEKDAL from the coding sequence ATGATGCTCGCCCTCCTGGAAAAAGCGACGGAGAGGCTGATTGGCCTTTCCGCATTCTTGGGAACGCTGGGATTGCTGTTCATCGTCGCGGTGATCGTGGTGGACGTGATCGGCCGCAACTTCGGAATGCCGCTCTACGGCTCGCAGGATCTCATCATTATGACCATGGTCGTCATCGTCTTCGGCGGCATGGCGTTGTGCGACCGAATGGACGGTCATATCGTCGTTGATATCTTCCAGGAGTCCTTCCCTCCGGGAATGAACCGGGTGATCGATGTCTTTTCGGCCCTGCTGGGCGTCATCATTTTCGTTCTCATCGCCTATACCGTTTTCAAAAGCGCGCAATTGAGCCAGATGTTGAATCTCTCGACAAACCTGCTGCGTCTGCCGATTGCTTGGTTCCAGTATACCCTTTGCGCTTTGTCGCTGGTGGGTGCCCTTGCCATGCTCTTGCGAGCGGTGACGCTGCTTCTTGGCTCGGGTCAACAACACCACCCCGAGAAGGACGCCCTATGA
- a CDS encoding NAD(P)/FAD-dependent oxidoreductase: MTPQAVVIAGAGQGGLQAAISLRQHGFAGSVTLIGAEPGLPYLRPPLSKAYLLDGNAEALTIRPESFFASKNVAHLPETRVEQIDRAAREVRLSGPGGGRNLPYDHLILATGTRNLRPPVDGLDCACDLRTLRDAAVLRDRLTKRQRIAVIGGGFIGLEFAAVARKLGHDVSVIEAASRLMARAVSPLMSGHFAALHRDLGTKLHLGQPAVGVDGDGVTLVDGTRIPASFVLLAAGVRPNTELAEDACLETGNGITVDANLRTSDPAISALGDCASYPDPRTGRHIRLESVQAATDHARLIAARIAKGDMAEYAALPWFWSDQGDQKLQIAGYAGPDATEEEVAEGIVARFDTRGLVAVETVNNARVHMKARRLLEKGGLADIDAMVDAIIAA; this comes from the coding sequence ATGACACCGCAAGCTGTTGTCATTGCCGGTGCCGGGCAAGGTGGACTTCAGGCGGCAATCAGCCTGCGCCAGCACGGCTTTGCCGGATCAGTCACACTGATCGGCGCCGAACCGGGGTTGCCCTATCTGCGCCCTCCCTTGTCCAAGGCCTATCTGCTGGACGGCAACGCGGAAGCGCTGACAATTCGCCCCGAAAGCTTCTTTGCGTCCAAGAACGTGGCGCATCTGCCCGAAACCAGGGTCGAGCAGATTGATCGCGCGGCGCGGGAGGTCAGGCTGTCAGGGCCGGGCGGTGGGCGAAATCTGCCCTACGATCACCTTATCCTCGCCACGGGCACGCGCAATCTGCGCCCCCCGGTCGACGGGTTGGACTGCGCCTGCGATCTTCGCACGCTGCGCGATGCTGCCGTTCTGCGCGACCGGCTGACGAAACGGCAGCGCATCGCGGTGATCGGGGGCGGTTTCATCGGGCTGGAATTTGCCGCAGTGGCGCGCAAGCTTGGCCATGATGTCAGCGTGATCGAGGCGGCCTCCCGCCTGATGGCGCGCGCGGTATCGCCACTGATGTCAGGGCATTTCGCGGCGCTCCACCGCGACTTGGGCACGAAGCTGCATCTTGGCCAACCTGCCGTCGGCGTCGACGGGGACGGTGTGACCCTAGTGGACGGCACCAGGATCCCCGCCAGCTTTGTTCTTCTCGCCGCTGGTGTCCGCCCGAATACCGAACTGGCCGAGGATGCATGTCTGGAAACCGGAAATGGCATCACCGTAGACGCAAATTTGCGCACGTCAGATCCGGCCATCTCCGCCCTTGGAGATTGCGCCTCGTATCCCGACCCGCGCACAGGGCGCCATATCCGGCTGGAAAGCGTGCAGGCGGCGACGGATCACGCGCGGCTGATCGCAGCCCGGATCGCTAAGGGAGACATGGCGGAATATGCCGCGTTGCCCTGGTTCTGGTCGGATCAGGGCGATCAGAAATTGCAGATTGCCGGATACGCCGGTCCGGACGCGACGGAGGAGGAAGTTGCAGAAGGGATCGTCGCGCGTTTCGATACCCGAGGTCTGGTCGCGGTCGAGACGGTCAACAACGCGCGCGTCCACATGAAGGCCCGCCGTCTACTGGAAAAGGGAGGCCTGGCAGACATTGACGCGATGGTAGACGCCATCATCGCCGCATGA
- a CDS encoding ATP-binding cassette domain-containing protein translates to MQDFARANSPTRSKSLMLSDVRIRLAGRTLLALSATVMPGEILTVMGPSGSGKSTLLAFAGGFLDPAFEASGKVLIGDEDLTGLAANRRHAGILFQDPLLFPHLSVGGNILFAIPQSVSGRRARRELAEQALDEVGLAGFFDRDPETLSGGEKARVALQRVLISAPRFLLLDEPFSKLDTALRQQTRDLVFFKARASRLPAVLVTHDEADAEAAGGLVIEIGREGDG, encoded by the coding sequence ATGCAGGACTTCGCCAGGGCCAACTCCCCAACCAGGTCGAAATCGCTGATGCTGTCGGATGTTCGGATCCGGCTCGCGGGGCGGACGCTGCTTGCGCTCTCGGCAACGGTGATGCCGGGCGAGATCCTGACCGTAATGGGCCCCTCCGGGTCGGGCAAGTCCACCTTGCTAGCCTTTGCCGGCGGGTTTCTCGATCCGGCATTCGAGGCCAGTGGAAAGGTGCTGATCGGCGACGAGGATCTGACCGGGCTTGCGGCCAACCGGCGCCATGCGGGCATCCTGTTCCAGGATCCGCTGCTCTTTCCCCACTTGTCCGTTGGCGGCAACATTCTGTTCGCCATCCCGCAATCGGTCAGCGGCCGCCGGGCACGACGCGAACTGGCCGAGCAGGCACTGGACGAGGTCGGGCTTGCCGGCTTCTTCGATCGCGATCCGGAAACGCTCTCCGGCGGCGAGAAGGCCCGCGTCGCCCTGCAGCGCGTGCTCATCTCGGCGCCGCGTTTCCTGCTGCTCGACGAGCCCTTCTCGAAACTCGACACGGCACTTCGCCAGCAGACGCGCGACCTCGTCTTTTTCAAGGCGAGGGCTTCCCGATTGCCGGCCGTTCTCGTTACCCATGACGAGGCCGACGCGGAAGCCGCCGGCGGCCTGGTGATCGAGATCGGACGCGAGGGAGACGGCTGA
- a CDS encoding 2Fe-2S iron-sulfur cluster-binding protein, producing MIKVTYVAHDGTETTVEAEEGTSVMQAAVSHDVEGIVGECGGSMMCATCHCYVDRAWQDRATPRSEDETDMLEGAASEVTERSRLSCQIKLDKSLDGLVVHLPEEQL from the coding sequence ATGATCAAGGTGACCTACGTCGCCCATGACGGGACTGAAACGACCGTCGAGGCCGAAGAAGGAACCAGCGTGATGCAGGCAGCGGTTTCGCACGATGTTGAGGGGATCGTTGGCGAATGCGGCGGATCGATGATGTGCGCGACCTGCCATTGTTATGTTGACCGGGCCTGGCAGGACCGTGCCACCCCTCGCTCGGAAGATGAGACGGATATGCTCGAAGGCGCGGCGTCGGAAGTCACCGAACGGTCCCGCTTGTCCTGCCAGATCAAGCTCGACAAATCGCTCGACGGACTTGTGGTCCACCTGCCCGAGGAACAGCTATGA
- a CDS encoding TRAP transporter substrate-binding protein has protein sequence MNIKSATFGAAIALSLVASAGAQELKYANWAPPFHTINEAQIEPLAKAIKDGTDGAVELRAFHGGELGAGPADQFVRIVQGTADMGWGVHGYTSSQFPKSLILELPGALPLDQPGYSALWRAFDELDGEYPMTEVIALWTSEPNILMMRNKEIRKPEDLKGLKIRVAGAISAEAMEALGATPVQIPMTQVYNGLQTGLIDGLVSGASVLSDFKLNEVVGSVTTGPNLGRLTFYTVMNKSIYEGLPEKAKAAVDAIKGEEISKLTEEAWVATAEAALEAARASDSTVVNDLGAEDSKAFNDALAEVTDAYVANVGGEATLAAMRDE, from the coding sequence ATGAATATCAAGTCAGCTACTTTCGGGGCGGCAATCGCCCTATCTCTGGTCGCCAGCGCCGGTGCGCAAGAGCTGAAATATGCTAACTGGGCGCCGCCTTTTCATACGATCAACGAAGCACAGATTGAACCGCTGGCCAAAGCGATCAAGGACGGCACCGATGGGGCCGTCGAGCTGCGCGCCTTCCACGGTGGCGAGTTGGGTGCGGGACCGGCGGACCAGTTTGTGCGCATCGTGCAGGGCACGGCCGATATGGGCTGGGGCGTCCACGGCTATACGTCGTCTCAATTTCCTAAAAGCCTGATCCTCGAACTTCCCGGTGCACTGCCGCTCGACCAACCGGGCTATTCCGCGCTCTGGCGCGCCTTCGACGAGTTGGACGGCGAATACCCGATGACCGAGGTGATCGCTCTGTGGACCTCCGAACCAAACATCCTGATGATGCGCAACAAGGAAATCCGCAAACCCGAAGACCTCAAGGGGCTGAAGATCCGAGTGGCGGGAGCGATTTCAGCCGAGGCCATGGAGGCGCTTGGCGCGACGCCGGTGCAGATCCCGATGACGCAGGTCTACAATGGCCTTCAGACGGGCCTAATCGACGGCTTGGTCAGTGGCGCGTCCGTCCTGTCCGACTTCAAGCTCAACGAAGTAGTCGGGAGTGTGACCACCGGACCGAACCTCGGTCGCCTCACCTTCTACACAGTCATGAACAAGTCGATTTATGAGGGCCTGCCGGAAAAGGCAAAAGCCGCCGTCGACGCGATCAAGGGCGAAGAGATCTCGAAATTGACCGAGGAGGCGTGGGTCGCCACGGCGGAGGCCGCACTTGAGGCGGCGCGCGCCTCCGATAGCACGGTCGTGAATGACCTGGGCGCTGAGGACAGCAAGGCCTTCAACGATGCGCTGGCCGAAGTGACAGACGCCTATGTTGCCAACGTGGGCGGAGAAGCAACGCTGGCCGCTATGCGGGACGAATGA
- a CDS encoding ornithine cyclodeaminase family protein, which translates to MLVLDAAQTRAALPWDRLVEALGDMFANGCVMPVRHHHGVEVPGEPDATLLLMPAWQPGAYIGVKMVSVFPGNQTRGLPAIYGSYLLSSGKTGELLAIIDGGELTARRTAAASAFAARYLARQDASRLLMVGTGRLSTNLIEAYASVRPIRQVAIWGRDPKKAEATAHELDLQGVEVSVASDLETAAREADIVSCATLSTEPLIRGDWLKSGAHLDLIGAFKPSMRESDDEAVSRANVFVDTREGALSEGGDIVQPLRAGVITEDAIRADLFELARGKHPGRTAPDEITLFKSVGAALEDLAGAVLAFEASRA; encoded by the coding sequence ATGCTGGTACTGGATGCCGCCCAGACGCGCGCGGCGCTGCCCTGGGATCGCCTTGTTGAGGCGCTCGGCGACATGTTTGCAAACGGCTGTGTCATGCCCGTTCGTCACCATCACGGTGTGGAGGTACCGGGTGAGCCGGATGCGACGCTGCTCCTGATGCCGGCCTGGCAGCCGGGCGCCTATATCGGCGTGAAGATGGTTTCGGTGTTCCCGGGCAACCAGACGCGGGGACTTCCGGCGATCTACGGCAGCTATCTGCTGTCTTCCGGCAAGACCGGGGAACTGTTGGCGATCATCGACGGCGGCGAACTCACCGCCCGGCGCACCGCCGCGGCTTCCGCGTTTGCGGCCCGGTACCTCGCGCGCCAAGATGCGAGCCGGCTATTGATGGTCGGCACAGGGCGGCTGTCCACGAACCTCATCGAGGCCTATGCCTCCGTACGCCCGATCCGCCAAGTGGCCATCTGGGGACGCGACCCAAAGAAAGCCGAAGCGACCGCGCACGAGCTCGATCTCCAGGGCGTCGAGGTCTCGGTTGCAAGCGACCTCGAAACGGCCGCCCGCGAGGCGGACATCGTCTCCTGCGCGACGCTCTCCACCGAGCCGCTGATCCGCGGCGACTGGCTGAAATCGGGCGCCCATCTCGACCTCATCGGCGCCTTCAAGCCCAGTATGCGGGAGTCGGACGATGAGGCAGTCAGTCGTGCCAACGTCTTCGTCGACACGCGCGAAGGCGCCCTCAGCGAAGGCGGCGACATCGTCCAGCCGCTGCGTGCCGGCGTGATCACGGAAGATGCGATCCGCGCCGATCTCTTCGAGCTCGCGCGGGGCAAGCATCCCGGGCGCACCGCACCCGACGAGATCACCCTCTTCAAGTCGGTCGGCGCGGCTCTCGAGGATCTCGCCGGCGCCGTGCTCGCCTTCGAGGCAAGCCGGGCGTAG
- a CDS encoding ABC transporter permease yields MAPPTDTGAHPLFDANRLLVLILGLPVLAGVAGVALPAFGYLPALGEARFTLDHFAELASQPHILRSALTGLVAGLVTTSISVAIVGAFLAGFAGTPVFSRIQHLVSPLLAVPHAAAAFALAFLIAPSGFLLRLISPELTGFARPPQWLVPNDPLALSMIAGLVAKEIPFLFLVALAALPQLPLRRSRQLTAALGHGHVSGFLVTLWPALYRQIRLAVFAVLVYSVSVVDVAIILGPQLPATLPVRIAQWTADHELSARFLASAAAMLQLAVVGMAIALWFAVERLGRIALVRMTATGRRFRNDGALRLASAVAMATSAVLIFLGLAALGLWSVAGLWPFPDSLPMHITPRIWLRSLPQIGPPLRATIALAVSAASLALLIAILLLNRNGAAARGSNGIGYKSLYLPLLLPEISFIFGLQVLILAAGLKPAFATVIAAHFLFVLPYVLLSLSSPWRALDPRFEQIAAGFGKSPLRILITVRLPMLFRACLTAFAVGFSVSVSLYLPTLLIGAGRVTTIATESVALASGGDRRVIGVYALVQALLPFLAFLLASLGPQLLFRNRRAMRT; encoded by the coding sequence ATGGCGCCCCCAACTGACACGGGCGCACACCCTCTCTTCGACGCGAACCGGCTGCTCGTCCTCATTCTCGGACTGCCGGTGCTTGCCGGCGTGGCGGGAGTTGCCCTGCCCGCCTTTGGCTATCTCCCCGCGCTAGGGGAAGCCCGGTTCACGCTGGACCATTTTGCCGAGCTTGCGAGCCAACCGCATATCCTGCGCTCGGCGCTCACGGGGCTTGTCGCCGGCCTGGTAACAACATCGATTTCGGTCGCGATTGTCGGCGCCTTCCTGGCGGGATTCGCCGGCACGCCGGTCTTTTCGCGCATCCAGCACCTGGTTTCGCCTCTGCTGGCGGTGCCGCACGCCGCCGCCGCCTTCGCGCTCGCTTTCCTGATCGCGCCCTCGGGCTTTTTGCTTCGGCTGATCTCGCCCGAGCTGACGGGCTTCGCCCGGCCGCCGCAATGGCTGGTGCCGAACGATCCGCTCGCGCTCTCGATGATCGCGGGGCTTGTCGCGAAGGAAATTCCCTTTCTCTTTCTGGTCGCGCTCGCGGCCTTGCCACAGCTTCCGCTTCGCCGATCGCGACAACTGACCGCGGCGCTCGGCCACGGCCATGTAAGCGGGTTTCTCGTCACCCTCTGGCCTGCCCTCTACCGGCAGATCCGGCTCGCCGTGTTTGCGGTACTCGTCTATTCCGTTTCGGTGGTCGACGTCGCCATCATTCTCGGGCCGCAACTGCCGGCGACCTTGCCGGTGCGCATCGCCCAGTGGACGGCGGATCATGAACTCAGCGCGCGTTTTCTCGCTTCGGCTGCCGCCATGCTGCAGCTTGCCGTCGTCGGTATGGCGATCGCATTGTGGTTCGCGGTCGAACGGCTCGGCAGGATCGCGCTTGTCCGAATGACCGCAACCGGACGGCGTTTTCGAAATGACGGCGCGTTGCGGCTTGCATCGGCGGTCGCTATGGCCACCTCGGCCGTTCTCATTTTCTTGGGGCTTGCTGCTCTCGGTCTCTGGTCGGTCGCGGGCCTTTGGCCCTTTCCCGATAGCTTACCGATGCATATCACGCCACGAATCTGGCTTCGCAGCCTGCCGCAAATCGGGCCGCCGCTTCGCGCCACGATCGCGCTTGCAGTCTCCGCAGCCTCGCTCGCCCTGCTCATTGCCATCCTGCTTCTCAACCGGAACGGCGCCGCAGCGCGCGGCAGCAACGGAATAGGCTACAAATCGCTCTATCTTCCCCTGCTGCTGCCGGAGATCAGTTTCATTTTCGGCCTGCAGGTCCTCATCCTCGCCGCTGGCTTGAAGCCCGCCTTTGCGACGGTGATTGCGGCACACTTCCTGTTCGTGCTGCCCTACGTGCTGCTATCGCTCTCCTCGCCGTGGCGTGCGCTCGACCCGCGCTTCGAGCAAATCGCCGCCGGCTTCGGCAAGTCCCCTTTGCGAATCCTGATCACGGTGCGCCTGCCGATGCTCTTCCGGGCCTGCCTCACCGCCTTTGCCGTCGGGTTTTCGGTGTCCGTCAGCCTTTACCTGCCGACGCTGCTCATCGGCGCGGGACGAGTGACGACGATTGCAACCGAGTCGGTCGCGCTGGCCTCCGGCGGCGACCGGCGAGTCATCGGAGTCTACGCGCTCGTCCAGGCGCTTCTGCCTTTCCTCGCATTTCTCCTTGCGTCGCTCGGGCCGCAGTTGCTATTTCGCAACCGGCGCGCCATGAGGACGTGA